Genomic DNA from Vibrio vulnificus CMCP6:
TGACCTACCGCTAAAGCCACCAATTCACGTTGGCGAGCGGTCAGTTTGCCTTTGCCCAGCGAATCACCAAACGCCAGAATTGAGTTCAATACCGTTGGCGAGTGAGCGATGGTGGCGTAGAGGTTTGGCACCATACCGAGTTTCTTTTCGATCGCTGATAGTGTGATTTCCGCTGCGCCTTGTGGGTTAACCAGTTTTTGGATACGAGACATAATGTTTTCCTTTTTGTGTGTGCTGATTTGTTGAAGAGATATTGACACAAGAAGTAAGACGATTTATCACTAAAAGTCTTATTGGATATACCAAGGGTCTTTTTATGGATGCACTATCGGCACTCGTTCAACACGCCGCCCCCAAAGCGAACTTGTTTTTTAGTGGCAATCTTTGTGGCAGCTCGGAGAGCACAAGCCACGGGCAAGGTGGCCAATTGCACTTACTGAAAAGTGGAGAGCTGAATGTGTATGAGTCGCACGGGCGCAAACATGTGTTAACTGAACCGACACTCATTTTCTACCCAAAGGGGCGCAAGCATTCTATTCAGTCACGCACGTTACAAGGCTGCGATCTGGTGTGTGCAACGGTAAGCTTTCAAGATTCCCCTTTATTGAGAGCAATGCCCGAAGTGGTGGTGATTCCGTTAAGTCAATTGACGCATCTTGATTCCGTGCTGAGCTTGCTGTTTGATGAGGCGTTTTCACAGCGCTACGGTTACGTCGCCAGCATCGCGCATTTGTTGGATCTGCTGTTGATTTTGCTGATCCGCCATTTGGTGGCAGAAAACATTTGTCAGGCAGGAGTATTGGCGGCGTTGGCTCATCCGAGATTGGCATCGTCACTTGAGGTGATGCATAACCAAATGGATCATCCTTGGACAATAGAGAGCCTTGCGCGAGAGGCAGGCATGTCGCGTGCCCGTTTTGCGGCCGTTTTCCAGCAGACGTTAGGACAGCCCCCGCTGACTTACCTGACAGAAGTTCGTTTACTTAAAGCGCAACAGTTATTGCTTTCAGGACAAGCGATAAAGTCGGTCGCGCTGGAGGTGGGCTACAGTGGCAGTGTTGCTTTTACTCGCGCATTTAGCCGATGTTTTGATACCACACCGGCTCAATGGTTAGCGCTTCAGCAAGCACAAGCTCACACGAGTCCTGCTGAATAAGCGGCATTCGGGAAGTAGAGAAGAGACGAAAAGGCCCCTCATGCCACTTCGGGAATCGCTTTTGGCGGCTCTTCCAAATCGGGCTCTTTTTGCACAGTAGGGACTTGACCTTCACCCACGGCGCTGAGGTAACAGCCACTGAGTTTGATGGCGAGATACATATCCGCGCGCAGCAAAATGCCACCTTCACTGGTGCTGATGCCCGTCAATTCACACCACTGACGAAGGCGTCGTTTACGGCCGGCTAGAATCAAGCGAATTCCTCGTTTTTTCAGCGTTTCATGCACATCCGCGAGCGTTGCCATTACACTCAAATCTAGGTGAGTGAAGCTAGAAACCGCATCCACCACCACGCAACCCACGTCTTTGGTGTGTTCCGCGTGTTCCAGTAAACGGCGCTTAAAATACGGTGCGTTGAAGTAGGTGAGTGGCGAGTTAAAACGGTAGATCACCATACCTGGGATCGGAGTCGCTTTGCCTGTGCCGTCGACGGTGCGAATGGTGCCTTCTTCATCCAACCCAAGCAATTGATCGCTTGGGCGCATAACGATGCGCAAGAACTGGAACAGACCCAACAACACCGCCAAGGTGATGCCCGGTATTACGCCAATCACCAGCACAGAAACAAAAGTGATGGAGGCGAGATAGAAGGCGTCTTTGTCACGTTTTCGTAAGATCCAAATGCCTTTAAGATCAAGCAGCGACAGCGAGGCGATAATCAAGACCACTCCCAATGAGGCGATAGGAATAAACTGCAATGGCTGGTAGATAAACACGGCGATCACCGCAATGGTGATGGCAGCAATAATGGACACCAGTTGGGATTTTCCTCCATTGGCATCGTTGACTGCTGTGCGGGAATCGGCACCACTGATGGCAAATCCCTGTGAAAAGGCTGAAGCAATATTGGCAAAGCCTAAGGCGCGGAATTCTTTGTCGGCATCAATATCGTAGCCGTTTTTGGCCGCGAAGCTGCGGGCGGTCAGCATCATGCTGACAAAGCTCACCATCGCCAAGTTGAGCGCTGGTACCACCAATTCACGAGTGACGCCCAGTTCAAACTCTGGCGTTTGGAAGTTAGGAAACCCGCCTTGTGTCAGCCCAACCACCGACACCCCAACTTCTTGCAAACGCAAAAGCCAAACGGAGGCGGTGGTGATGAGGATCGCCAACATCGCTGCAGGCCAGCTAGGACGAAATCGCTTGGTGATCAGATAGACGGCCACAGTGGCCACGCTGAGCGCCAATGTCGGCCAGTGCAAATCTGCCAATCGTTGTGGGGCTTCCCATAAACGTTCGAGTAGGTAGCGCTGCTCATATTTCCAGCCTACCACCTTGGCAAACTGGCCAACGATGATGGTGAGTGCCACACCATTGAGTAACCCCAAGAGGATCGGACGTGAAAGAAAGTCAGCCAAAATGCCCAATTTCAGGCGGCTTGCCAGTACGCACCACATTCCGGTCATCGCGGTCATGGTCATCACCAGTTGCCAGTGTTTGGTTGCATCACCAGCGGCAAGCGGGGTTACCACAGCGGCAATCACTGCACACGTTGCGGCATCAGGTCCGACGATCAATTGCCTTGATGTGCCCATTAAGGCGTAAACCAACATTGGCAATACGCACGAATAGAGACCGACAATCGCAGAAACCCCCGTTAATTGGGCGTAGGCGATAGCAACAGGCAGCGCGACGGCCACCACAGAAAAGGCGGCGCGAACGTCATCGGCGAGCCACTCTTTTTGATAGTGTTTTAATTGGACGAGTCCGGGGAACCACTGCGATAGGATTATTTTGGCCAACAGATCTACCCATAAATGCGGTTAAGTTACTGTAAAGTATACAGCGTTATTTTGTAACATTCGTGAGTTATTTATCGATAGCGGAGGGTAAATTCTCTTCTAGTGGGAATTTTCGCTGATATCTTGGCAGCATTGACTCATTTCCTAACAAGCCTCCTTGGTGAATATAAAGCAGCGTTTTATCTTTATTCTCCTCTAACCAAGGGAGCAAGCAGCGCCACATGAGCGGGTCGTAAAGGAGGTCAAACTCAATATCGGTGTGATTGAGTAGAGACAACCAGGTTTGGTAGTCCTCTTTGTACAGCTTGCCGAAATGGTGCTTGTTGGCTGAGGTAAGGATCTGGGGATGGTCTGTTTCGCCTAGTTGCTCAAATTGGCTGGTGAGGTAGCTGTCGCCTCCGACACACGCACAGGTCAAAACATCGATGCCATGAGGTTTAAGGTATTTGTGCAGATAAAGTGCGGTGGTGCCGGTTCCTGACGGGAGCGCGATGACAAATTGTTTCGACGGTTCAAAGCGTGACCAAGCCAACAGTTCCAAAGCCAACTGTTTGATGCCTTCTTCTGCCAGTTCAAAGCGCCCACCTTCTGGAACGACATAGCAGGCATCTGATGGTTGTCTTACTTGTTCGATGTATTGCTGAGGATGCATGCCGGGGGTGTGTTGAGAAACCTCGATGATCTCCGCGCCGAGCTCTAACGCGCCACGATAGTTACCTTGTGGGCGTAAGCGTAGCCATTCCGGTAAGTGGTCGACATAAAACTCGAGTTTCCAACCTTTTATGCGTGCCAGCGCGGCCAAAGAAAAGAGAGAGTTTGCTTGCGCGGAGCCATAACTGATCAGAGTGGTGATATTGGGCAAATTGGCGTTCAATAAGCTCATGAATTTTCTTGCCTTATTCCCGGTAAAGTGGGAATGCAACAAGTCGTCACGTTTTAGGTAAAAGGTATGACCGGCGTAACAATGTTGAGTAATGGGGCTGTTATCGAGTTTCATAACGTGTGATGTTATTGACTTAAAAGAAAATAAACATAAATGATAAATTGGAAGGTCGTGTCGCTGCGATTTTAAGCGTTGAGAGAAAAAGTCTCAACACTAAGACGCAACAGCTAGCGATACTTCAGTTCTTATAAAATACTACGTCAAGGCTGGAGCTTCAGAAAACGTGCATTCGAGTTCAGATCAAAACATTCTACGGCTAATTCGTATTATTCCGTTGTGTATCATTACAGGCTTTATGTTGATCTTGGTTGCAGTGATCGTCAATGGCAATAAAAGCCGAACTACGCAATTGATTGAAACACTGCGCAGCGATTTCACCGACAATCAAAAAGCCAACGTTGCACGACAAGTTGAAAGTGTTTATCAGCAGTTAGAGTATGAGCGCGGCCAAACGATTCATGTTCTTAAAGCCTCAGTAAAAGCCCGCACCTTAGAAGCTTATCAAATCATCGAAAGTATTTACAAAGCCAACCAACATCTTTCTGAGAAGGAAGTGACTCAACTGGTGATGGAAGCGCTGCGTGATGTCCGATTCAACGATGGACGCGGCTACTATTTTATCTACAAGATGGATGGCACAACGGTCATGCATCCTCTTCGTCCAGATCTAGAACAAACCTCCACATGGGAATTGCAAGACACACATGGCGGCTATATTGCCCGAGATATTGTGCGCAATATTCGCAGTTCCACTGATGGGGGCGCGTTTTCTCGCTGGTGGTTTCAAAAACCGGGTTTTGGCACGCAAGAGTTTGAGAAAATTGGCTATGCCAAACACTTTGCCCCTTACGATTGGTTTATTGGTACCGGCGAATACACGGTTGATGTGGAAGCGTATATCCAAAAACGGATGCTGAAATGGCTCTCAGAGTTTCGCTTTGATAGCAACGGCTACATTTTTGTGTTGAATATGGAAGGCGAAACCATCGCTCATATTGACCGTAGCAAGCTGAGCGTGAATCAACCGCACTTATTGCAGCTTTTCCTTGATGCGCTAGAGAAGACCGGAGATGACAACGCCGCGTTTGTTCGCTATGAAAGTGCCTATGTTCCGAAAGCCGTGACCAGCGGAGAGAAAATCAGTTACGTCAAAAAGCTGCCGGAATGGGGGTGGGTGATCGGTGGTGGGGTTTATCTGTCGGAGATCGAAAAATTCATTGATAAGCAAGGGCGTGATTTACGTGACCGTTACCGCTCTGAGCTGTTTAAAATTCTTACGCTTTGTCTGTTATTGGCGTTTGTTTTGGCGTCGTTATCACTGGCAGTCAGCCAGTACATTGGCCGTCGTTTTAATCAATATCAAAAACGCATTCGCACCGATTTCAAAAAACTGGAACAGAGCCAAGAGCAGTTGGCTTACCAAGCGAAGCACGATTCTCTCACCAAACTGCCAAACCGCTCTTTGCTGGAAGTTCAAATAGTGTCGGGCATTCAACGTTGCCGAGCGAGTGGTAAGCAACTGGCGGTGATGTTTGTTGATTTGGATAACTTTAAGAAGGTGAATGATCAGCATGGTCACAAAGTGGGTGACGAGCTGCTGCTCAGAGTGGGCGAGAAGTTCAGCCAACTGTTGCGAGCGGGTGACAGCGTAGCCCGTTTTGGCGGAGATGAGTTTGTCTTCTGTTTTGCTGAGCTAAGCAGCAAGGACGAGGCCGAAATGCTGGCAGAAAGCGTACGACGTTCATTGACCGATCATTTCATTTTGCATGGCGCTTTGGTGTCGACGTCGTGCAGTGTTGGTGTGGCGATGTATCCTCAAGATGGTGACAGTGCCGATCAGTTAATTGCCAATGCAGACATTGTGTTGTTCCGCTCGAAAGCTCAGCACAAAGGGCAAGTGATGTTCTATGATCAGAGCATTAACGAGCAGGTCCAATACGATTTCCTTTTGGAAGATGAGCTGAAATACGCTATCGAGCGCGATGAGCTAGAGGTGTA
This window encodes:
- a CDS encoding cupin domain-containing protein; this encodes MDALSALVQHAAPKANLFFSGNLCGSSESTSHGQGGQLHLLKSGELNVYESHGRKHVLTEPTLIFYPKGRKHSIQSRTLQGCDLVCATVSFQDSPLLRAMPEVVVIPLSQLTHLDSVLSLLFDEAFSQRYGYVASIAHLLDLLLILLIRHLVAENICQAGVLAALAHPRLASSLEVMHNQMDHPWTIESLAREAGMSRARFAAVFQQTLGQPPLTYLTEVRLLKAQQLLLSGQAIKSVALEVGYSGSVAFTRAFSRCFDTTPAQWLALQQAQAHTSPAE
- a CDS encoding SulP family inorganic anion transporter; the encoded protein is MAKIILSQWFPGLVQLKHYQKEWLADDVRAAFSVVAVALPVAIAYAQLTGVSAIVGLYSCVLPMLVYALMGTSRQLIVGPDAATCAVIAAVVTPLAAGDATKHWQLVMTMTAMTGMWCVLASRLKLGILADFLSRPILLGLLNGVALTIIVGQFAKVVGWKYEQRYLLERLWEAPQRLADLHWPTLALSVATVAVYLITKRFRPSWPAAMLAILITTASVWLLRLQEVGVSVVGLTQGGFPNFQTPEFELGVTRELVVPALNLAMVSFVSMMLTARSFAAKNGYDIDADKEFRALGFANIASAFSQGFAISGADSRTAVNDANGGKSQLVSIIAAITIAVIAVFIYQPLQFIPIASLGVVLIIASLSLLDLKGIWILRKRDKDAFYLASITFVSVLVIGVIPGITLAVLLGLFQFLRIVMRPSDQLLGLDEEGTIRTVDGTGKATPIPGMVIYRFNSPLTYFNAPYFKRRLLEHAEHTKDVGCVVVDAVSSFTHLDLSVMATLADVHETLKKRGIRLILAGRKRRLRQWCELTGISTSEGGILLRADMYLAIKLSGCYLSAVGEGQVPTVQKEPDLEEPPKAIPEVA
- a CDS encoding pyridoxal-phosphate dependent enzyme, which translates into the protein MKLDNSPITQHCYAGHTFYLKRDDLLHSHFTGNKARKFMSLLNANLPNITTLISYGSAQANSLFSLAALARIKGWKLEFYVDHLPEWLRLRPQGNYRGALELGAEIIEVSQHTPGMHPQQYIEQVRQPSDACYVVPEGGRFELAEEGIKQLALELLAWSRFEPSKQFVIALPSGTGTTALYLHKYLKPHGIDVLTCACVGGDSYLTSQFEQLGETDHPQILTSANKHHFGKLYKEDYQTWLSLLNHTDIEFDLLYDPLMWRCLLPWLEENKDKTLLYIHQGGLLGNESMLPRYQRKFPLEENLPSAIDK
- a CDS encoding bifunctional diguanylate cyclase/phosphodiesterase, whose translation is MHSSSDQNILRLIRIIPLCIITGFMLILVAVIVNGNKSRTTQLIETLRSDFTDNQKANVARQVESVYQQLEYERGQTIHVLKASVKARTLEAYQIIESIYKANQHLSEKEVTQLVMEALRDVRFNDGRGYYFIYKMDGTTVMHPLRPDLEQTSTWELQDTHGGYIARDIVRNIRSSTDGGAFSRWWFQKPGFGTQEFEKIGYAKHFAPYDWFIGTGEYTVDVEAYIQKRMLKWLSEFRFDSNGYIFVLNMEGETIAHIDRSKLSVNQPHLLQLFLDALEKTGDDNAAFVRYESAYVPKAVTSGEKISYVKKLPEWGWVIGGGVYLSEIEKFIDKQGRDLRDRYRSELFKILTLCLLLAFVLASLSLAVSQYIGRRFNQYQKRIRTDFKKLEQSQEQLAYQAKHDSLTKLPNRSLLEVQIVSGIQRCRASGKQLAVMFVDLDNFKKVNDQHGHKVGDELLLRVGEKFSQLLRAGDSVARFGGDEFVFCFAELSSKDEAEMLAESVRRSLTDHFILHGALVSTSCSVGVAMYPQDGDSADQLIANADIVLFRSKAQHKGQVMFYDQSINEQVQYDFLLEDELKYAIERDELEVYYQPQVNPRTGQIEGVEALCRWTNGYLGAVSPMKFIQIAEISGQIFAIGDFVLRKACLDMKWLAQTTGRTMPVSINISPKQLLQKGFVNGVYCVTRELDIDCRLITLEITENVFIEELEEVKPIMEELRQLGFHISLDDFGTGFSSLSYLNALPISEIKIDRSFVSNMLSRSQSESLVKTIVAIGHSNRIIVVAEGVETVDQQIRLHQLGCDRLQGYLFSKPVSLKDLVNVIEASRTARV